Proteins from one Hyperolius riggenbachi isolate aHypRig1 chromosome 4, aHypRig1.pri, whole genome shotgun sequence genomic window:
- the POMC gene encoding pro-opiomelanocortin produces the protein MWRPIWSCTLAILGVFIFHVGEVRGQCWESNRCTDLSSEDGILECIKACKMDLSAESPVFPGNGHMQPLSENVRKYVMSHFRWNKFGRRNSTNSNSDNNNNNNNNSPGSKREDIANYPLFHLFPNSDNQLPQDGTLEEEAADRQDNKRSYSMEHFRWGKPVGKKRRPIKVFPTDAEEESSENYPLDELRRELSLEFDYPETDSEEDLNDSDGMDNPVKKDRKYKMHHFRWEGPPKDKRYGGFMTPERSQTPLMTLFKNAIIKNAHKKGQ, from the exons ATGTGGCGGCCAATCTGGAGCTGTACATTGGCAATACTCGGGGTGTTTATATTCCATGTCGGAGAGGTCCGTGGCCAGTGCTGGGAGAGCAATAGGTGTACAGACCTGAGCAGTGAGGATGGCATCCTG GAGTGCATTAAAGCATGCAAGATGGActtatctgcagaatcacctgtaTTTCCTGGCAACGGGCACATGCAGCCCCTCTCCGAGAATGTCCGGAAGTACGTCATGAGTCACTTCCGCTGGAATAAGTTTGGCAGAAGGAACAGCACTAACAGTAACAGCgacaataataacaacaataacaacaacagtCCCGGCTCCAAACGAGAGGATATAGCCAACTACCCCCTATTTCACCTCTTTCCCAATAGCGACAACCAACTCCCTCAGGATGGCACTTTGGAGGAAGAAGCTGCGGACAGGCAAGACAACAAGAGGTCTTATTCCATGGAACACTTCCGATGGGGCAAGCCAGTTGGCAAGAAGAGGAGGCCCATTAAGGTTTTCCCAACAGATGCTGAAGAAGAATCCTCAGAAAACTACCCCTTGGACGAGCTGAGAAGAGAATTGTCTCTAGAATTTGACTACCCTGAAACCGACTCTGAAGAAGACTTGAATGATAGTGATGGGATGGACAACCCAGTTAAAAAAGACAGGAAGTACAAAATGCACCATTTTCGATGGGAAGGACCACCCAAAGACAAGAGATATGGAGGTTTTATGACCCCAGAGCGAAGTCAGACCCCACTAATGACTCTTTTTAAGAATGCTATAATAAAGAATGCCCACAAAAAGGGCCAGTAG